One part of the Neoarius graeffei isolate fNeoGra1 chromosome 2, fNeoGra1.pri, whole genome shotgun sequence genome encodes these proteins:
- the LOC132878040 gene encoding tripartite motif-containing protein 16-like: MEKKRWEVTELIRDQEKAELSRAERLLEQLEQEIADLQRRVTELEQLSHTQDHIHFLQVLASGRRSPPLIGPDFHTSSVTVHQHLSFDGVRNSLSDLKKRLEEFCEEEFNKIPPHAAAVQIISGPETLSREEFLKYFCYLTLDPNTAHRHLILSEKNRAVRDSGREQRYSDHPERFDSNCQVLCKESVCGRCYWEVEWSGAGGVSISVSYKDIVRKGLGNECGFGGNNQSWSLWCSSSSLSFWHNNIKTDLRVPSASRIGVYVDHSAGTLSFYSVSDTMKLLHRVHTTFTQTLYAGFGFFKVSGLAFYWFSGSTVRLCDP; the protein is encoded by the exons atggagaaaaagcgctgggaggtgacggagctgatcagagatcaggagaaggctgaactgagtcgagctgaacgactcctggagcaactggagcaggagattgctgatcttcagaggagagtcactgagctggagcagctttcacacacacaggatcacatccatttcctccag gttttagcttctggacgtcgATCTCCTCCACTTATcggaccagattttcacacatccagcgtcactgtccatcaacatctctcatttgatggagtgaggaattctctctcagatctgaaaaagagactcgaggaattctgtgaggaggaattcaacaaaatccctccacatg ctgcagcagttcagatcatttcaggacCAGAAACACtgagcagagaagagtttctgaaat atttctgttatctgactctggatcccaacacggcacatcgtcacctcattctgtctgagaagaacagagcagtGAGAGATAGTGGgagagagcagcgttactctgatcatccagagagatttgattccaactgtcaggtgttgtgtaaggagagtgtgtgtggacgctgttactgggaggtggagtggagcggtgCTGGTGGTGTctccatatcagtctcatataaagacatcgTCAGGAAAGGACTGGGTAatgagtgtgggtttggaggcaacaatcagtcctggagtctgtggtgttcttcttcttctctttctttctggcacaacaacattaagactgatctcagagttccatcagcctccagaataggagtgtatgtggatcacagtgcaggaactctgtccttctacagcgtctctgacacgatgaagctcctccacagagtccacaccacattcactcagactctataTGCTGGGTTTGGGTTCTTCAAAGTTTCTGGGTTAGCGTTCTACTGGTTTTCTGGTTCTactgtgagattgtgtgatccatag